In a single window of the Chionomys nivalis chromosome 11, mChiNiv1.1, whole genome shotgun sequence genome:
- the Ldlrad1 gene encoding low-density lipoprotein receptor class A domain-containing protein 1, which produces MSVGASNRIFPQGDAEINSAAGGKGRLGGEGCVLFCCSRRGACLSAFLLLLMAMLAALLVVATILGRPPHGPETQSCVTLTNRTGFLCHDRRHCIPAHGVCDGVRTCPHGEDEDESLCRDVPQSFPSFLLAHCGDSASWIYSDQRCDGINNCGDCSDELSPVTTCPPCGPGWWHCTPTVFKYCSCIPRVLCQDHVQHCSDWSDEYACSGP; this is translated from the exons ATGAGTGTTGGAGCCTCGAACAGGATCTTCCCCCAG GGGGATGCCGAGATCAACTCTGCTGCTGGAGGGAAAGGCCGCCTTGGAGGGGAAG GCTGTGTCCTCTTCTGCTGCTCACGCCGTGGGGCCTGCCTCTCGGCCTTCCTGCTGCTACTGATGGCCATGCTTGCTGCCTTGCTCGTTGTGGCCACCATCCTTGGACGTCCACCCCACGGACCAG AGACCCAGTCCTGTGTGACATTGACCAACAGGACGGGCTTCTTATGCCATGACCGGAGGCATTGCATCCCAGCCCACGGGGTGTGTGATGGCGTTCGCACCTGTCCCCACGGTGAGGATGAGGATGAAAGCTTGTGCC GAGATGTGCCCCAGAGCTTTCCCAGCTTCCTCCTGGCCCACTGTGGAGACTCAGCCTCCTGGATCTACTCAGACCAGAGATGTGATGGCATTAACAACTGTGGGGACTGCTCAGACGAACTGAGCCCAG TAACCACGTGCCCGCCTTGTGGCCCCGGCTGGTGGCACTGCACTCCGACTGTCTTCAAGTACTGCAGCTGTATCCCCAGGGTTCTGTGCCAGGACCATGTGCAGCACTGCTCTGATTGGTCAGACGAGTACGCCTGTTCGGGACCCTGA